Proteins found in one Nitrosopumilus maritimus SCM1 genomic segment:
- the ilvA gene encoding threonine ammonia-lyase, translated as MEPTFDEIQKANSMRGNEIKKTPLIHSPTFSELTKSEVYLKAEFRQKTGSFKIRGAYYKIKSLSDEEKKQGVVAASAGNHAQGVALASALEEIPCTIVMPKNASPAKVAATKGYGANVVLEGVNYDESSAKAKEIAKETGATMIHAFDDPQIIAAQGVIGLEILEDLPDVDQVYLPIGGGGLAAGTLIAIKEKNPNVQVIGVQSRSFPSMYESVKQGSITASGGARTIADGISVKVPGQLTFSVINELIDEVVLVDDTEITKAMFLLMERMKFVVEPAGAASLAYLISKKPAPGKKVVAVLAGGNVDMYLLGQIVDKGLAAMGRLLKLSVLLPDRPGSFKEIVDVITLANANIVEVVHDRLSSNVNAGSASVTMNLETQGKEQADALIEALRKKDVQFTLLT; from the coding sequence ATGGAACCAACATTTGACGAGATACAAAAAGCAAACTCTATGCGAGGAAATGAAATAAAGAAAACTCCTTTAATTCATTCACCTACTTTTAGTGAGCTTACAAAGTCTGAAGTTTATCTTAAAGCAGAGTTCCGACAAAAAACTGGTTCATTTAAAATTCGTGGCGCTTATTACAAAATCAAATCATTATCTGATGAAGAAAAGAAACAAGGAGTGGTTGCAGCATCTGCTGGAAATCATGCACAAGGTGTTGCATTAGCTTCAGCACTTGAAGAAATTCCTTGTACTATAGTTATGCCAAAAAATGCATCCCCTGCAAAAGTGGCTGCAACAAAAGGCTATGGTGCAAATGTGGTTCTAGAAGGTGTAAACTATGATGAATCTTCTGCAAAAGCAAAAGAGATTGCAAAAGAAACTGGGGCAACTATGATACATGCATTTGATGATCCTCAAATTATTGCAGCACAGGGTGTAATTGGTTTAGAAATACTAGAGGACTTGCCAGATGTTGATCAAGTGTATCTTCCAATAGGTGGTGGAGGATTGGCTGCAGGTACCTTAATTGCAATTAAAGAAAAAAACCCCAATGTTCAGGTTATTGGAGTACAATCAAGATCTTTTCCATCAATGTATGAATCAGTAAAACAAGGATCAATCACTGCAAGTGGAGGTGCAAGAACAATTGCAGATGGTATATCAGTAAAAGTTCCAGGACAGTTAACGTTTAGTGTAATTAATGAACTCATAGACGAAGTTGTTCTAGTAGATGATACTGAAATTACAAAAGCAATGTTTCTCTTAATGGAGAGGATGAAATTTGTAGTAGAACCCGCAGGTGCTGCCAGTTTAGCTTATCTAATTTCAAAAAAACCTGCCCCAGGCAAAAAAGTAGTTGCAGTATTGGCAGGAGGAAATGTGGATATGTATCTCTTGGGACAAATAGTAGACAAAGGTCTTGCTGCTATGGGTAGATTATTGAAATTATCAGTATTGCTACCTGACAGACCAGGTTCATTCAAAGAAATTGTTGATGTCATTACCCTTGCAAATGCCAACATTGTAGAAGTTGTTCATGACAGATTAAGTTCAAATGTTAATGCAGGTTCGGCATCAGTTACTATGAATTTAGAAACTCAAGGAAAAGAGCAAGCAGATGCGTTAATTGAAGCATTAAGAAAGAAAGATGT
- a CDS encoding adenylate/guanylate cyclase domain-containing protein, with translation MAENSVEKESDSKQDKVVDMLLSSASEKTLDSESMILETQKRVWGALKKGYQYSGVADESDIFLRKNVFSKLDLVVLYVDLVGSTTMTLEMPEEKIAIIISSFAQEMAAVIRQYEGYVLKFVGDAVIGYFDAQSNGLLASDNAVNCAKSMITVIQKGINPILNQYDYPDLMVKIGVDFGKNIVVRYGADEQQSHVDVMGPAMNIAAKIQNMAKPNQILIGQDVYQRLHPNFQRDFVEVIWKQDEWKYRSRVTGEIYKVYEFKG, from the coding sequence ATGGCTGAAAACAGTGTAGAAAAAGAATCAGATTCCAAGCAAGACAAAGTAGTAGACATGTTACTCAGTTCTGCATCAGAGAAGACATTAGATTCTGAATCAATGATTTTAGAAACTCAAAAAAGAGTATGGGGAGCATTAAAGAAAGGATATCAGTATTCAGGAGTAGCTGATGAATCTGACATATTCCTGAGAAAAAATGTATTTTCAAAATTAGATTTGGTTGTACTTTATGTTGATTTGGTTGGTTCAACCACAATGACATTGGAAATGCCTGAAGAAAAGATTGCAATCATTATCAGTTCTTTTGCACAAGAGATGGCTGCAGTAATTAGACAGTATGAAGGCTATGTTCTCAAATTTGTAGGGGATGCTGTGATTGGATATTTTGATGCACAAAGTAATGGTTTACTTGCATCGGATAACGCTGTAAATTGTGCAAAATCTATGATTACTGTAATTCAAAAAGGAATCAATCCAATTTTGAATCAATATGATTATCCAGATTTGATGGTAAAGATTGGTGTAGATTTTGGTAAAAATATTGTTGTAAGATACGGTGCCGATGAACAGCAATCCCATGTAGATGTAATGGGACCTGCAATGAATATTGCAGCTAAAATACAAAACATGGCAAAACCTAATCAAATTTTAATCGGACAAGATGTCTATCAGAGATTACATCCAAATTTCCAAAGAGATTTTGTTGAAGTAATATGGAAACAAGATGAATGGAAATATCGCTCCAGAGTCACTGGAGAAATTTACAAGGTTTACGAGTTTAAAGGATAA